The following proteins are co-located in the Fretibacterium sp. OH1220_COT-178 genome:
- a CDS encoding BMC domain-containing protein, whose translation VKAANVVLIGKVHVGGGLVTVMVRGDVGAVKAATDAGAAAAGKVGELVSVHVIPRPHGDVEFILPRLETDEGAAAPSGGCEGTSV comes from the coding sequence GTGAAGGCGGCGAACGTGGTCCTGATCGGCAAGGTGCACGTGGGCGGCGGTCTGGTGACCGTGATGGTTCGCGGCGATGTCGGAGCCGTGAAGGCGGCGACGGATGCGGGAGCTGCGGCGGCCGGTAAGGTCGGCGAGCTGGTCTCGGTACACGTGATCCCGCGCCCGCACGGGGACGTCGAGTTCATCCTGCCCAGGCTCGAAACGGATGAGGGGGCGGCGGCCCCTTCCGGAGGCTGTGAGGGGACCTCCGTTTAA